In the genome of Amphiura filiformis chromosome 4, Afil_fr2py, whole genome shotgun sequence, one region contains:
- the LOC140150081 gene encoding muscarinic acetylcholine receptor M3-like: MDVPKTLDYVSAYNAIVFQHETNDTNQTNVTDRLDIHLSTQAITIAVFSGFFNTITLLGNLLVVYAFCTTPKLHTYTNYYVLSLAVSDIIAGGFTMPIYSVYWVLGYWPFSDAFCDAYLYINHVFIHISILVIVSIAFDRWQALVMPLQHLSKRTLKHALSLISLSYIIPFLVWLPGCLLWPYMHGGRTIHSEQCYPQYVSDSLVFSCFAPIILFWFPLFVATILYWRIIIVIRRAKMLKNKRKYTVTMESLSRSSRLSQRARTELENGINHTKERNASISLQGDNFEVNEGFTDDVTPTVNTRKRTVTAEKVKRAIEKLRRENVLATNTLTLVFIAMVLASVPWSALVPAYSACGDCIPLALYQVGTGDGGGEHHDT, from the coding sequence ATGGATGTGCCCAAAACTTTGGATTACGTTAGTGCGTACAATGCTATTGTGTTTCAGCATGAAACTAACGATACAAACCAAACAAATGTGACTGATAGGTTGGATATACATCTGTCAACTCAGGCTATTACTATCGCAGTTTTTAGTGGATTTTTTAACACTATCACTCTGTTGGGGAATTTACTAGTAGTGTATGCGTTCTGCACCACTCCAAAACTACATACCTATACCAATTACTATGTATTGAGTTTGGCTGTCTCTGACATCATTGCCGGTGGATTTACTATGCCTATTTATTCGGTTTACTGGGTTTTAGGCTACTGGCCTTTTAGTGACGCTTTTTGTGATGCTTACTTATATATCAACCACGTATTCATTCATATCAGTATTTTAGTTATTGTATCCATCGCCTTTGATCGGTGGCAAGCTTTAGtgatgcctttgcaacatcttagCAAACGTACCCTTAAACACGCACTGAGTCTTATATCACTAAGCTACATTATTCCGTTTCTGGTATGGTTACCTGGTTGTCTTCTGTGGCCTTATATGCATGGGGGAAGAACAATTCATTCAGAACAATGCTACCCACAGTATGTTTCAGACAGTTTGGTATTTTCGTGTTTCGCGCCAATAATCCTGTTTTGGTTTCCATTGTTTGTAGCAACGATACTTTATTGGAGAATAATTATTGTCATTCGACGCGCAAAGATGTTAAAGAATAAGAGAAAGTATACAGTAACTATGGAAAGCTTAAGTAGGTCTTCAAGACTAAGTCAACGAGCACGTACGGAACTTGAGAATGGAATAAACCATACTAAAGAAAGAAACGCATCTATTAGCCTCCAAGGTGACAACTTTGAAGTGAATGAAGGTTTTACTGATGATGTAACACCAACGGTGAACACCCGTAAGCGTACAGTGACTGCGGAAAAGGTTAAACGAGCAATCGAGAAATTAAGGCGGGAAAATGTACTTGCTACTAATACTCTTACATTGGTATTCATTGCGATGGTGCTGGCCTCCGTACCATGGTCTGCACTTGTACCTGCTTACAGCGCATGTGGAGATTGTATTCCATTGGCATTATATCAGGTAGGGACTGGGGACGGTGGAGGAGAACATCATGATACTTGA